The following nucleotide sequence is from Labeo rohita strain BAU-BD-2019 chromosome 3, IGBB_LRoh.1.0, whole genome shotgun sequence.
TCCTGAATTcaattttcaaatgtaaaagtttcttttctttcagaGGTATTTCTACTCGGATTCAGCATTTTTTCAGACATTATAGTGATTTAATTTGAATGAACAAAACTGATTAGACTTAAttgatgatagaatgatagaatttGTGGGAAAGAAGTTTTAAAGTAAACGATATGATATTAGGCATATCGATTTCAAAAATTATTCCTAAGCAAAGTCTCATAGTCATTGGGTTGATGTTTTGGCACATATTTTCATACATTaaccaacatttaaataataattttactcaGTCATACATCAGTCATACACCAGGCTTTAGTAGCATAGTCCAAATATGTATCACACAAGTTTTGTCAAATACTATCTAGTGTTTCTAGGTGGAAGACTTTCGGTCTGATGAGTGTCGTTTGGCTAGACTGAAGGCTGGATTCTCAGCCTTTTTTCTTGCATAATTTTCTTCCATTCTCCACAGTTCCCGCTTTTTTCTCTCTACCTCCTGCTCAGTTTTACAGTATATCACCAGCTCTCTCTCCTTCTGTGcaatgttttcttttctcttctctAAAATCTTCTCCATTTTCTTCTTGATCTTCCTCTCTGAGGCCGGGTAAAAAGACAACGCGTAGCAGCTCTTTCCATTAATGGCTACGAGGGTCTCGACTTTCTTCAAGAGTTCTGTCACAGGCTCGTAGTTTGTAGTGTCCTTGTTATTGAAGAACAGAAACCCACCGCTGCACTTATGGATAAAATTGCGGAGCTCCTTATCCGAGCATGCGATAACGTCATTCGCCGCCTTTCCCTCCAGACGATCTCCATGAGTGAACACAATGATGGTGTACTTCCAGATACTCTCCCCAAACATGCTCTCAATGAGTTTATGCATACTTTTGTCGTCATTAGTTAAGTTCCCGACAGGCATAACCAGCAGAAACACATGTGGTCCTGGAGTATACAGAGAGATGGACTTTAGGATCTCTCGGGTCACTTCTCTCTCCGTACGGCCGATCCTGTTAAGTCCCGGTGTGTCGATTATGGCCACGGGTCGGCCGTTGATGTCTCCAGATGCTTTTTCACAGAACTGTGTGATTCTGCTCAGCTGCATGTCAGATTTAAAAGCGCTGCACCTAAGGATGGTGTTTCCGGTGGAGCTTTTTCCGGACCCTCTTGCCCCCAGCAACATGATGCGTAATTCATCTGCCACAGTTATGAAATATCAaagttttaatcaaaaaaataagtttaatgtAACTGTTTTATTCCTCATAGTCAGTTCATG
It contains:
- the LOC127163205 gene encoding GTPase IMAP family member 7; protein product: MTLHDKMDSIKADEEIDDSEEDENDSALDSSTSYATHLLYENLPNIEETGSTNEHDELRIMLLGARGSGKSSTGNTILRCSAFKSDMQLSRITQFCEKASGDINGRPVAIIDTPGLNRIGRTEREVTREILKSISLYTPGPHVFLLVMPVGNLTNDDKSMHKLIESMFGESIWKYTIIVFTHGDRLEGKAANDVIACSDKELRNFIHKCSGGFLFFNNKDTTNYEPVTELLKKVETLVAINGKSCYALSFYPASERKIKKKMEKILEKRKENIAQKERELVIYCKTEQEVERKKRELWRMEENYARKKAENPAFSLAKRHSSDRKSST